Sequence from the Eleutherodactylus coqui strain aEleCoq1 chromosome 13, aEleCoq1.hap1, whole genome shotgun sequence genome:
atttgcctcttctcctgtgttgtgGATTTAGTGCTTGGTCTGACATGGCAGTACGTTCCCAGAATGCACCGCTCTCTACTTGCAGGAAAGCAGTATGGAGCGCAGCTCTGGATGCGATACCCCGCAGTACCCGCCCACACCATCGGCGCTGCACCCTGCGGTGGACATATCTGCGCTGCGGGGAGGAATGTTTGTTCCTCTGTAGACAAACAGTGGCGTCCGTCCAGGAGATAAGACATGGCGGCAGCGAGGGCGATGGCCGCTGATAAGCGGGTGTGAAGAGCCGCTGTAAAGCCATAAATGAGCGCAGCGGCCCCTCCCTGTTATATGGCTGCCGTGTCCGGCGCCGCATGCTGATGGTTtccttctattaaccctttgtcTTCTGCTCAGCCCTGACCCGCCCTCTCTTTCTCTTTAGTTGCAGGGATCGTAACGGCAGACTTCGCCTCCGGGCTGGTGCATTGGGGCGCCGACACCTGGGGCTCCGTGGAACTGCCCATTGTGGGAAAGGTGAGTCCTGCCTCATTACCTgtcgggacatgtgactgcatcCTGATACTTGATTGGCTGATCATCTGCATCAtgggggggagtgggaggggggagcTTTTCTGATGCTCCCTATTATCACCTGCAACCTACATCTACTTCCCAGACGCTCTTAACttgctggttgctgctgaccaggacatgtgaccacGGCAGCCAATTGCAGTCTACAGGTCAtggctgtggtcagtgattggctacggtggtcacatgtcctggtcagcagcaaccaggaagataAGAGTGGCTGGGAAGCAGTTTTaggttgtgggaaaacccctttaagatcagagGCTGACTGTAGGACAGCTGACTATGGGCTACTGCTCCCTGTTGTCAGCTGTTTTTTGGGTAGGGGAGCAGCTGAGTGTAGGATGGGGGATTGCaatctctgttatcagccaatcCTGGCTGGGTGGGATTCTCCTGTctatcagtggggggggggggggacaatagTGCCGACATTCCTCTGTTAGAATCAGAGTGCATTCTGGGAGGTCCCGGAGTCGGCCATCTTTGGTCTTGTGTCGCTGGCACTTGGTGCAGCTTTCCTGTATGCGCATCTTCTCCTTCAGGCCTTCATCCGCCCCTTCCGGGAGCATCACATCGACCCCACGGCCATCACCAGGCACGACTTCATAGAGACCAACGGCGACAACTGTATGCTGACCGTCATTCCGCTGGGCTGTATGGCCTACAAGTTCCTCTTCCTCTCTCCAGGTACCGCATGTTGTTCCCCGCGCTGCGCAGCCTCGTGTCCTGTTCAGCAGCACATCGGTAATACTCCAATCACTGCCAGAGCTGCATCCACACTTCTCAGCGCATCGGATCTGTAATGCATGGGGGAGATGAAGGTCTGATCTACAAGAAGGGATTCCGGGCTCTCCGATTGCAAGCAGGAGCCAACAgaattgtgattgcagctctggatgtgactggagtagaagacctcatttaaccctttgtggccacaatacgcctttttactgatgGGCTGTTTACCTGCACATACAGCTTTTTAAGGCGTTGGCTCAGCGTCCCAACTACAGCCCGGTTCCTGTCCTAACCGctgggaatggagaaacctccagATCCCGACAGTTTAACCCCTGACATGCCACAACCTatagcagctgcagcatgtaaacagatAACAGGGGGCGGCTCCTCCTGTTACCCATCGGCACCCCGCAATATAAAcataaggtaccaatgggttcccatggcagccggaagcctgacatgtctgccatgtaattcgggctattaggccccgcctccggcagagtagaatgcactacctaagtaatgcagtgtagtatCCTGGCGATCGAACAGTCGCATCTTCCACttcccttcagggacataaaaataGTCGAGGTTCAATAAAGCTTaatttgaaaggaaaaaaaaatcattttcccacaaaaaccctttaaatcaATAAAATGGCAAAAACATTTTGTGAAATAGTGGTAGTTACCGCGTTCACCGCGAGCCGGAGGGCGACCGTGTGGCATGGCGACCGCTGTAAGAAGGTAACAGTGCGTGCGGCTGGAGGGCGATGATGTCCATCCGGTCAGTCTGTTCCAcaacccttgttgatccagaagaaggcaaaaaaacaagcagccaTAAGCTCATTCAGAGGAAATAATTCCTTccggactccataatggcagccggaGACCCCCGGACCACCAACCCCGCGGGCCCCCTAGTGCCTGCATCCTGTAATGTCATCCAGTCCCTCTCACTCCCACCGGCGTCTTTAGGGTAATGCCAGGATTTCTTTTGTTCACCTCATGTAGTAAAAAGTGATGCAAACGTCACGGCAAAGAAAACCGCAGCGCTGCCTGCGTGACACGAGAAACAACGGCCTCCGACTGCAACGCCGCGACCACTTGTACCTGAAAAACAGGTTTTATggcgcaaaagtagtaaaaaaatacaATCAGATAGACTTCTGGCAGCAATTGTACCaatcacattatatgtcccccagagtgcggccggtaacatctccaccacattataggtcccccagagtgcggccagtaacatctccaacacatatgtctcccagagtgcggccagtaacatctccaacacattatatgtcccccagagtgcggccagtaacatctccaacacattatatgtcccccagagtgcggccggtaacatctccaccacattataggtcccccagagtgcggccagtaacatctccaacacattatatatcccccagagtgcggccagtaacatctccaacacattatatgtcccccagagtgcggccagtaacatctccaacacattatatgtcccccagagtgcggccagtaacatctccaccacattataggtcccccagagtgtggccagtaacatccccaacacattatatatcccccagagtgcggccagtaacatctccaacacattatatgtcccccagagtgcggccagtaacatccccaacacattatatgtcccccagagtgcggccagtaacatccccaacacattataggtcccccagagtgcggccagtaacctctccaacacattatatgtcccccagagtgcggccagtaacctctccaacacattatatgtcccccagagtgcggccagtaacctctccaacacattatatgtcccccagagtgcggccagtaacctctccaacacattatatgtcccccagagtgcggccagtaacgtctccaacacattatatgtcccccagagtgcagccagtaacatctccaacacattatatgtcccccagagtgcagccagtaacatctccaacacattatatgtcctccagagtgcggccagtaacatctccaacacattatatgtcccccagagtgcagccagtaacatctccaacacattatatgtccccccagagtgcggccagtaagatccccaacacattatatgtccccccagagtgcggccagtaacatctccaacacatatgtcccccagagtgcggccagtaacatctccaacacattatatgtcccccagagtgcggccagtaacatctccaacacattatatgtccccccagagtgcagccagtaacatctccaacacattatatgtcccccagagtgcagccagtaacatctccaacacattatatgtcccccagagtgtggccagtaacctctccaacacattatatgtcccccagagtgcagccagtaacatctccaacacattatatgtcctccagagtgcggccagtaacatctccaacacattatatgtcccccagagtgcagccagtaacatctccaacacattatatgtcccccagagtgcggccagtaagatccccaacacattatatgtccccccagagtgcggccagtaacatctccaacacatatgtcccccagagtgcggccagtaacatctccaacacattatatgtcccccagagtgcggccagtaacatctccaacacattatatgtccccccagagtgcagccagtaacatctccaacacattatatgtcccccagagtgcggccagtaacatctccaacacattatatgtcccccagagtgcggccagtaacatctccaacacattatatgtcccccagagtgcggccagtaacatctccaacacattatatgtcccccagagtgcagccagtaacatctccaacacattatatgtcccccagagtgcggccagtaacatctccaacacatatgtcccccagagtgcagccagtaacatcttcaacacattatatgtcccccagagtgcggccagtaacatctccaacacattatatgtcccccagagtgcaggtgtCAATGAGTcatgaaaattgcttggtccttatgGCACAAAATGGGTTGgttgctaaggggttaatggcagatCTGGATGCAGCTTTTTGCCCCGTGCCCGCCTGCGATACGGCATATGCAGTATAATGAGACCTTTCTCGCCCTCCGCAGACATCCTCTATAAGACGTACGCCACCGAGTGTTTCATCTTTGCTCTGGCGATGTTTGTGACGCTCACCAACCAGATTCACAAGTGGTCTCACACGTACTTCGGTCTTCCTTTCTGGGTGGTCTTCCTTCAAGACTGGCACATCATCCTGCCCCGCAAGCACCACCGCATCCACCACGTGTCGCCGCACGAGACCTACTTCTGCATCACGACAGGTAAGGAGCTCTTGGCTGCGGCTCTTGATTCCCCCCACCCCTAAGGCAGCCATGAAGGGGGGAGGGGATCGCGTACACAGGAAAGGGTGGAGCCTCAGGAATAGGGCGTGATGTAAAGACAAGGCTTCCCACAATGCAGTTCACCAGAGCAGACTCTGAACAAGTAGGGGCTGTTGCAATATTTGAGCTGCTTAACCACTTCCGGACCGCCCAATGACTATAAACGTCCTGCAGGGTATCAGGAGCGGCCGGGCGCAGAGTCTGCTACATCGTCAGCGGTTATCAGCCTTTCTGACAGCAGACTGTCGCTAATAACTGCTTCACTTAGCGTTGCCCTGATCacggcagttaactgtttagatgccggGGTCAAAACTGACTGCACTTCTATACAGTCGGGGCTGGGAGACCCCTGCCTGTGCTCAGTGGCACCTCAGACAACGTGAACGGGGGTGAGGGTTTCCGATGGGatagcatggcagcctggagcctactAGGGGCACCCACGCATCGATGCCCACCAGGCCCTGCTCATGCAGCATCTCCATGTACTGTTACACTCCAGGCCCAAATCCGTCCCGCCGCGCTATGTTGTGACACACAAGGAATGGCGCCCTATTTTCTTGACAGAAGAGGCACAGTgagtgggtgccatcttggattgtgAGCTCCGGTGTGCCCCTCCACCCCGCTCTGTTAGCCCCACTGGGCACCCTAGCcactgtaaaaactaaacccaGCAACAATGGCGCAATTACCTTTTACCGCCTGGAGATGTTTTAAAGTATTTTCCGTACATTGTAACATTAAGGCCTACAACTCGTTCTGCAGACAACGGGCGCTCATACGGCCGCCAACGCAGCGAACACagttatggttcttggaaggCGGAGACAGAACTGAAATATAAAAGGGATAactctctggtcctgaaggggttaaagggttgtcccgGACGGTCATTGTTGTCCCCCATTGTAATGCCTCGCAGGGCGCTGCGTGTTCTGTGGGTGTTTTTTCATGTGCGTAAAAACACCTGCCTGTCTGAGtgccaatgaatgaatggctttaTGACCGCCTGAGAAGTACACAGATATGAGAGTGGTGCGGGCCGGCCCTCTCTGGAGGCtccgtggtcccccccccccctctgtggaGGCTccttgatttccccccccccccccccccctctgtggaGGCTCCGTggttctcacccccccccccccctctctggagGCtccgtggtccccccccccctctgtggaGGCTccttgattcccccccccccccccctctgtggaGGCTCCGTggttctcacccccccccccccctctgtggaGGCTCCGTGGTTCTCACCCCCCCCTCTGTGGAGGCTCCTGTGTCCTCTATC
This genomic interval carries:
- the PEDS1 gene encoding plasmanylethanolamine desaturase 1, which produces MARTAYGGAAGDPRLCPMAEEGELPESGRQERPEPPRWGSQHAGARELAELYSSGKRLQEWVSVILCFLLMSFNFCNLVRYFSIEHTASIILSVVAGIVTADFASGLVHWGADTWGSVELPIVGKAFIRPFREHHIDPTAITRHDFIETNGDNCMLTVIPLGCMAYKFLFLSPDILYKTYATECFIFALAMFVTLTNQIHKWSHTYFGLPFWVVFLQDWHIILPRKHHRIHHVSPHETYFCITTGWLNYPLEKIGFWKRLEDLIQGLTGEKPRSDDLKWAQKVK